Genomic DNA from Aminobacterium mobile DSM 12262:
TCACCGCCTATTGAGGAGAGGGGTGCCTTTACGCACCCCTCTCTTGAGTTATTTTTGATTACTCAATAACCCAACCAGTTATGTCTACTCCTTTTTCTGTGTAATATTTTGCGGCGCCGGAATGAAGGGGAATAGACATGGCGCTGAGGGCGGTTTCAAACCGGATCATTTTCCCTTGGGCGTGAGAGTCGGCAACAACATCTAGGTGATCAAAGAAGGCCTTGGTAATTTGATATACGGCCTCTTCGCTAATATCTTTGCGGACAATAAGAAGGGCGGGGCTGGCTACAGCCATAGTGTCGATATCGACACCACGATATGTTCCTCCTGGAATAGTGATCATCGTGAGATATGAGCGATCTTTTAAAAAGTTTTGCATAATATCTGAATCAAGGGTAAGCAGGCTGATATCAAGGGTTGTAGAGGCATCTACTACTGCTGAAGTAGGAATTCCTGAACCAATAATGGCACAGTCGATGAGGCGGTCTTTTAATGCGGTAATAGCCTCGCCAAAGTTTAAAAACTGAGGATTAAATTTGTCGTAGCTTAGGCCGTGAGCTTCAAGAACCATTTTTGCTGTCCGTTCCGTTCCGCTTCCAGGGGCTCCTACCGCGACTTTTTTACCGGCTAAGTCATTAATGCTTTTTAGATTCGAATCTTTTAAAACAACGAACTGGAATATTTCTGGATAGAGGCATGCAATTCCGCGAATGTTATCAACAGGTTCTTTTTCGAAGGGAGCTTGTCCACTGTAGGCGCCGTAACTTGTATTGGAAGCCCCCATTATCATTTCGACTTTCCCTTCACGAATCATTTTCAGGTTTGCTACTGAAGCACCTGTTGACTCGGCTGTAACCTCTATGTCTGGCACATATTTAGTAATAATTGAAGCAATAGCTGATCCGATAGGGTAATATGTTCCTGCTGTTCCTCCTGTCGCAAGAGAGTACCGTTCTACTGCCATAACTGAAGATGACATTCCAAGAACAAAAAACAACGTGAGAAAAACAACAAAAGCCTTTACGTGCGTTCTCATGCTTGTTCCCCCTTAGAGTATGATATTGTTACTTTAAAACTGCACATACATTTCGATAAATATAATCAACCCGCCGACATATAATGCGATGTTGCTACTTTCAACTTCCAAAGAAGTCAATATATTTTTAAACCTAATCGTCTTGATATGCTGATTTATCAATCTTTTGATATTTATATACGTCAAAATAATTGAAATTGATATTTTGAAATTCACATGATACAAACTATAATTTTAGAAAGGCAGAAAGTCAACCCAATATACTGTTTATTTATTCAAGTATGCATTATCCAATAAGGAGGAATATTATGCATAATAGAAAGCAAAAAGTTTCTGTTGTGGGAGAAAACATAAAAAAGGATTTATTTGAATATATGCAGGAGGCGAGCCAAAGTTTTCCTTCTCAGCAAAAAGCTGTTTGTGACTACATTCTTGCCCATTATCAACAAACAGCTTTTATGAAGGCGGAGGATGTTGCTCTCGCTACAAAAACGAGTACTGCCACTGTCCTTCGTACGGCGGGAAGTTTGGGGTTTAAGAGCTATACAGCCTTAAAGGAGGCGCTTCAGCAGGTTCTTTTCGCTTCAACGACACCGCCGCCTCTCGACAGACTTCGGGAAAATATAGCAGGGGATTCGGAACTAAATGTGCTCGAACAAGTTATAAAAGACAACATTCAGAGTTTGCAGGGATTATATAGCCAGCATCTGGCGGAGAGTTTTCCTCAAGCAATTCGGATTATGCAGAAAGCGTCAAGAATATATATTTTAGGGTTACGTTCAACCCGTGGCCTTGCCGTATATCTTCATGCCCTTCTTCACCAGTTGTTTAGAAATGTGTATCTTGCCGATGCCTCGGGATCTGATAATTTATTTGATGAATTATATGACATGACTCAAGATGACGTTTTTATCGCCTTAATGGCTGGGAGTCCTCACTATACAAAGCGGACTATTAATGCCGTGAAATATGCTCATGAGCGTTCTATTCCTGTTATATTGATCACAAATAGCCTTTCGAATGTGGCCGTTCCTTTGGCATCTGCCGCTCTCTTAGCCCCGCAGAATACAAGTCATTATTCTACGGTAACTCTCGTAACGATTATTGATGCCCTTGTTTTTCAACTTGGTCGTGTCAAGGCAGAGGACGCCCGTCCAAAGCTGGAAAACCTAGGTGACCTGTTGTTAAGAAATGATATTTCAGTTTAGGGAAAGCGGAATTTAAAAATCACAGGCAGAAAGAGCTTGTATTTTGTTGAAAACTTCTTCTATTTCTTCGCGTGAATATTTTTCTGGTTTCCACATTTCAACTCCTCGTATGGTGTTTTCTAGAGTACAAGGAGTTTTGTTTTTCATCACATATAACACAGTTCCTATTAACTCAACATTAGGAAAACTGTGATCACCTTCTAAAAGACGTTCACGAAAGATATCTAATTGTTTTTTTATAGACTGAAT
This window encodes:
- a CDS encoding TAXI family TRAP transporter solute-binding subunit; this encodes MRTHVKAFVVFLTLFFVLGMSSSVMAVERYSLATGGTAGTYYPIGSAIASIITKYVPDIEVTAESTGASVANLKMIREGKVEMIMGASNTSYGAYSGQAPFEKEPVDNIRGIACLYPEIFQFVVLKDSNLKSINDLAGKKVAVGAPGSGTERTAKMVLEAHGLSYDKFNPQFLNFGEAITALKDRLIDCAIIGSGIPTSAVVDASTTLDISLLTLDSDIMQNFLKDRSYLTMITIPGGTYRGVDIDTMAVASPALLIVRKDISEEAVYQITKAFFDHLDVVADSHAQGKMIRFETALSAMSIPLHSGAAKYYTEKGVDITGWVIE
- a CDS encoding MurR/RpiR family transcriptional regulator — translated: MHNRKQKVSVVGENIKKDLFEYMQEASQSFPSQQKAVCDYILAHYQQTAFMKAEDVALATKTSTATVLRTAGSLGFKSYTALKEALQQVLFASTTPPPLDRLRENIAGDSELNVLEQVIKDNIQSLQGLYSQHLAESFPQAIRIMQKASRIYILGLRSTRGLAVYLHALLHQLFRNVYLADASGSDNLFDELYDMTQDDVFIALMAGSPHYTKRTINAVKYAHERSIPVILITNSLSNVAVPLASAALLAPQNTSHYSTVTLVTIIDALVFQLGRVKAEDARPKLENLGDLLLRNDISV